In Eriocheir sinensis breed Jianghai 21 chromosome 52, ASM2467909v1, whole genome shotgun sequence, one genomic interval encodes:
- the LOC126982945 gene encoding uncharacterized protein LOC126982945 — MRVIMLVVAAACVAACAAQRELPLPTLTDRERQQFLENIDLAVDCIIQPKKGCHRYSYDVRRLMPELISNGFECNCEAQKDVNLFKQELQKRANKKAFRRLALWVNTEAALQS, encoded by the exons ATGAGGGTCATCatgttggtggtggcggcggcgtgcGTAGCGGCGTGCGCGGCCCAAAGGGAACTGCCGCTGCCCACGCTCACCGACAGGGAGCGGCAGCAATTCCTTGAGAACATTGACCTCGCCGTGGACTGCATCATCCAGCCCAAGAAGGGATGCCACAGATACAGCTACGACGTGCGAC GTCTGATGCCGGAGCTGATCAGCAATGGGTTCGAATGCAACTGTGAGGCTCAGAAGGACGTGAACCTCTTCAAACAAGAGCTGCAAAAAAGGGCCAATAAAAAGGCTTTCCGCCGCCTCGCCTTGTGGGTCAACACTGAGGCGGCGCTGCAGAGCTGA